The genomic DNA TAGCCCAGCTCCTGCCCTCCCGTAGGTGTCCGAGACCTGCGACGCTGTGTTTGTGGCTGGCAAAGAGAGCCAAGGCGCTCGCGGGGTGCGGGTGGACTTCTGGTGGCGCCGGCTGCGGGCCTCGCTGCGGCTGACGGTATGGGCCCCGCTGCTGCCCCTGCGCATCGAGCTGACCGACACCACCCTGGAGCAGGTCCGAGGCTGGAGGGTCCCCGGCCCAGCCGAAGGGTGAGTGGAGGCCTTGGCGAAGTCGCTCTGGGACCGAGAGAGGTTGTAGGGAATGTGGCCTTGGTCCCAcgcaccggggcggggggggggggtgtctaaaAAACTACCCGGTTGCTTCCGGTTCCTCCTACCCACCCGCCTTTCACCACCCAGCCTCTCACCACTTCATTTGTAGTTGCAGACCTCcaccctccttgcctccctctccctcttccacgCCTCACTTCTCTGAAGGATTTATCACTTTCTAATGACTGTAGAACCTCGTTCATCTGTTTGTGGTCTGTCCACCCCCTTCACGCTCCTCCCCGCGATTAAGACTTGAAGGCAAAGGTTTTTGTCTAGCCCGTTCACTGTTGTGTCCTCAAAGCCTGAGATGGCCCCTAGCTCAGTGAATACTGAGAGTCCCGCCAGAGCCAAAGGTGAGGCTCCTCCTCGCCTCCCCAGGAGCCAAGAGTTCCAGTTAGGAGCAAGAGGGCAAGAGTGGCTTGATGGACAGGCACAGGCACCAGTTAGGAACGGGGTTGTGGCGCCTCGCCAGCGGGGAGAAGTGTGGCTGTGCTCGAAGAATGGTgccaccagtgtgtgtgtgtgtgtgtgtgtgtgtgtgtgtgtgtgtgtgtgtgtgtgtgtctcgctctgtccctctcttgctctccagTGGGCGGGGCCCTCAGAGGCTGGGGGCGGAGCCCGAGCTgacgccccgcccccgggccctcccctccccacagggtGCCGGAGCCCGAAGCTCCCGCGGTTGCAGAGGAGGCGGAGCGGCGCGCCCGAGGCTGCCGCCTGCAGTACCAGCGCGCAGGCGTGCGCTTCCTTGTCCCCTTTGCGGCCCATCCGCTGGACGGCGGCCGCCGCCTCACCTACCTGCTCGGCCCCGATTGGCTGCTGGACGTGTCCCACCTTGTGGCGCCGCACGCGCGCGTGCAGGACCCGCGTGTAGCCTCACTGGAGGGCGGACGCGTCCTGGTGGGCCGGGAGCCCGGTGTCACCTCCATCGAGGTGAGCAGACCCCCTGGCAAGGGTGGAGGTGCCCCCCGGGAGTGTTCATGGGCAGGTATGAGCCCAGTGGgattgggggctgggggagaataGGGTGGCCCTGTAATGGGGGATATCCTCCAAGAATGAAGGGCTaggggtgggtgtgtgggggcCAGGTCttgagagaggaggaaactgtCCCTGGGCATGGGATTGGGGTCCAGGTATGTATAGGGCATATGGAGTGCAAAGGGTGGGGAAAAGCAGCCCGTGCAGATGCTGGGCCCAGGGCGGAGGGCCCAGGGAGGACCCTCCGTTGACTCAGACCTGTCTGTGTACCTACCACCCCCCACAACTTGTAGCTCCCTCTCACCCTCAGGTGCGTTCCCCACTGTCTGACTCCATCCTGGGGGAGCAGGCATTGGCCGTGACGGATGACAAGGTCTCGGTGCTGGAGCTGCGGGTGCAGCCGGTGATGGGCATCTCACTGGCCCTGAGCCGAGGCACTGCCCACCCCGGGGAGGTCACAGCCACGTGCTGGGCACAGTCAGCCTTTCCCGCCCCAAAGCAGGTGACAGCTGGGGGTCAGGGGGATGAGGTCAACATCTCCAGATGGGGGCTAATGACAGGGGGGTGGGAGGTACCTGGACCCCTCACCTTAGCATTTTCAGAATGAGGTCTGACTGCCCTATAAGGTAGTGAGCTCTCTGCAGCTGGAGGTGACCAAGCAGTGGCTGGCTGGAGTGTGGCAGTGGGAGGTTGATTAGATGGCTCTGAGGACCCTCCCGATGACTCAGACCCCAGGGCTGAGTGGCAGACAGGTGATTGACGCacgtcccctctctccctgtgtttTGTCCATTTGcctgtgtctgttttctctctgatcTCTCCTCCGTGTGGCCTGTCTCTGTGGGAGTGGTctctgtgtgcatgcgtgcgtgcccTCGCATGTCTCTGCCTGTGTCCGTGTGCCCCACAGGAGGTGGCCCTCTCCCTTTGGCTGTCCTTCTCTGACCGCACCCTGGCCCCCGCTGAGCTCTACGACCACCATGACCTGGGACTGTCTGTCTCAGCTGAGGAGCCCGGTGCCATCCTGCCAGCCGAGGAGCGGGGCGCCCTGCTCGGGGTGGTGGTGAGTGGGGCGGGTGCCGAGGGGCTGCCCCTGCACGTGGCTCTGCACCCGCCGGAGCCCTGCCGCCGGGGCCGCCACCGTGTGCCGCTGGCCTCCGGCACCGCCTGGCTGGGGctgccccctgctcccaccctggCCCCCGCCCTCCCATCCAGCCCTGCCCGGAGCTCTCCAGCCACGGAGGCCAGCACGGGCCGTAAACGATGGGAGGCGGGCGGTGTTGGGGACAGGGGGGGCGTGAGGGGCAAGTTTGAGCTGGCAGAGGAGGAGGccggaggggaggaggaggaggaggaggaagcggaGGAGATGGTCCCCGCCCCTCAGCGGGTCACCGACCTAGAGCTGGGCATGTACGCTCTGCTGGGCATCTTCTGTCTGGCCATCCTCATCTTCCTGGTCAACGGTGTGGTCTTCGTGCTGCGCTACCAGCGCAAGGAGCCCCCCGACGGCGCCGCCGaccctgcctccccccagccccacaaCTGGGTCTGGCTGGGCACTGACCAGGAGGAACTGAGCCGCCAGCTGGACCGGCAGTCCCCCGGCCTGcccaagggggaggggggctgcccctgcgagagtgggggaggaggggaggccctGACCCTGGCCCAGGCCCCCTCCGGGGGCACCGCCGGCTCCTCGAGCACCCTGGCCCGGAAGGAAGCCGGGGGGCGGCGGAAGCGCGTGGAGTTTGTGACGTTTGCGCCAGCCCCCCCAGCCCAGCCGCCTGAGGAGCCCGTGGGGGCCCCTGCCGTGCAGTCCATCCTGGTGGCCGGCGAGGAGGACATCCGCTGGGTATGTGAGGACATGGGACTGAAGGACCCCGAGGAGCTGCGCAGCTACATGGAGAGGATCCGGGGCAGCTCCTGACCCCTCCCCGCCTGCCCGGCCTGCCCGGCCCAGCACCATCGGCCGCCAGCCCCGGCAGCCTCCTGCCCACCCTCTGGTGCTCGCTGATCCAAGTCCCCCGCCTGGTCACTCGAATGGactcccacccaggccccctctgccctgcccccccatcATGGACCATGCTCGTGAGGAAGGGCTTATGCCCCTTATTTATGGGAACCATTTCATCCTAATGTCGGGTACAGAATAAACTCAAGGAACCCCCACCTGGGACTGCTGCTGTCTGTGTCCTGGGGAGAGAAGCGAGgggtcgggggggaggggggcggcgtgCTCAGCCCCTATCCCTGCTGGGACAGCTTTGAGAGACTGGGCCCTGAGCTGCCCTCTCGTAGCGACCAGCGATCCAGATAAACAGGAGGGCCGTGGCAGCCTGAATGCTGGCCAGGAGGAAAAAGTAGAGGTCCATTCGGCAATTGTTGATGTTCCCTGGGGAAAAGGAGGGGTTGGCATTTGGGTTGGGTCGGGCAGGGCTCCCCTGGGACTGGCCGCTGAGAAGGTGCGGGCAGTGGGCGGGCAGACAGCCCTCTAGCATCTGGCCTGTTTCCTGTGGCTTCTGTAACTCCCTGGTTGCTAGCTATTCTTTACGGGGCTTAAAACACCAACACAACAGGGAAAGGTAAAGGTGGCCCTTCAGCCAGAATGACAGACTTCCAGATGCAGGAAGGAGCCTTGGAGGCCTGCTGAGTACACGGGTTCCTTTTTGACagttagggaaactgaggcccaacgTGGGGAAGCCACATTGTGGGCGACTGGCCAAGTCTGGGCTAGAACCCGGTTCTCCCGAGTCCAGCCTGCGAATTTTCATTCTGCCCGGGGTCAAGTCACTTAGCAGCTGCCACGACCCTTCtgagcctcccacccccagggagGGCCCCACACTCACCGAAGTCCTTGGGGCAGTACAGCCAGCCCCCTGGCAGTGACAGGAGTGCCACGAGGCTGGAGCCCAAGAGTGAGCCCACTCCTGACAGGCAGAAGAAGATGCCCATGATGGCACCCTGCATGGAGCGAGGAGCCTCCGAGTAGGCAAACTCCAGGCCtgcagagggaggggggtgggatcAGGCcggtggagaggcagagacggGGTCCGAGGCCCCCAGCCCACACTCAACAAgcccccaccctggcctccctGGCAGGACCGCCCCCTACGTGGCTAGGACGACACCCATGCACCACCGACCCCTTGCCTCCGCCCTGCTCGTCTGTTCCCCTCCACCTGGACGCCCCCACAttgctctgtctcccctcctcctcttccctctgccctggaCCAAACTGCAGACATGGTTATTTCCTGCCCAGCCTCTGCAAACGCCTCTTAAACTCCCCTGCCTCCTATCTTCCTCCTCACACACTCAGATGGGTCTAAAACACGTCTAATGGGATCCTTTCCCTGCAAAAGTCTCCTacactgggtgtgtgtgtgtgagactatGGCCCCCAGAAGAAACTTCAACATCCAGGTTTGGCCCTGCACCTCCCAGCCTTCCGGATACTCCCCACAAAGCTCAGCTCTTTGCCAATGCTGTTCCCCTGCCTGTGACCTCCTTCCTGCCACCTGCTGAGTCCTGCCCCCGctgcccacctgcctcctccccacctcgTCCCCGGGCTTTCCCAACACCCTAGGGTCCCTTCCACAGTCCTCCACTGGGTTTACCGTCTGGGTGATGCCTCCCAATTCTGAGTCCCCTCCCCGAGCCTAGCCCTGGCCGGCAGCTGAGTAAGCTGCTCCCTGGCTGAGTGAAGAGCCCACGCCCACCCTACGGCTCTGGCTCACAGCCCGGCCGGGGAGACAAACACGTGCTGCCTTTCTGACAACGCAGCACCCCATGTGCCGGGACAGACATTGGCAACAGGAGGAGAGAACGACTCCCTCTGCCTGGGGGGCCTCGGAAAAGGCCATACGGAGAAACTGGCATTTAGGCttagaagggaaggggaaacgGTTGTTCACTGTGAACctgaggcagaggaaacagcaaatgcGCAGACCCGGGGGATGAGGAACACGGCACCAGGGACCGTGTGGGAAGTCCTTACGGGAGCGTCTTAATCCCCTCCAAATCTGCAGTGCCCATCACGGTGCCCGGCACAAACCAGGTGCTGGGAAGTCCCCACTGGGTGAAGGCAGCCCCACTTAGGGAACCTGGCCTTCCTCCACCCACACGAACCCGAGAAGCTGTGGCTGTGAGGCCGCTGACTTGGCCCGAGGCGGCACCAGGCAGAGCCCATCACTGGTgcgagagcagggggaggggtccAGCATACCTGGGATACTGGCAAAAATCTCACTGATCCCGATGAGCAGGTACTGAGGGACCTGCCACCAGATGGACAGAGGTGCTGCGTAGTACACATTCTTCCCGATCTGCTGGGACACCGTCTCGTTCCGATGGATGTACTGTAAACGCTCCATCTCTAGGCCTCctggagtggggggaagggggggactgGAGTCAGGCCCACTGTGGGCAGCTTAGCCCATGGCAGAGCTTGGCATGTAGTAGGTATTCACTAGGTAGCCGAAGACTAAGCAGCAGGTAAGGAAGAGGATACTGGCCCAGGGGCAGGGTGGAGGTCCCAGATCTGAGTTTCAACCCTTTGATTTTTGCCTTGGCTGCTAGGAAGCTCAGAAGAGGTTTTGTAGTCATTCACAGGGACAACTTGCATTAATTGAGAGCCTGTTATGTGCTAggcataatccagtgaagaaatgggcagaagtcatgaatagacacttttctaaagaagacatccagatggccaacaggcacatgaaacgatgctcaacatcactcctcatcggggaaatacaaatcaaaaccacactgagatatcacctcaccctgatcagagtggctaaaatgaacaaatcaggagactatagatgctggtgaggatgtggagaaacaggaaccctcttgccctggtggtgggaatgcaaactggtgcagccgctctggaaaacagtgtggaggttcctcaaaaaattaaaaatagatccaccctatgacccagcaatagcactgctaggaatttacccgagggatacaggagtgctgatgcataggggcacttgtaccccaacgtttatagcagcactctcaacaatagccaattcatggaaaaagcctaaatgtccatcaactgacaaatggataaagaagtttggtttatatatacaatggtatactacttggcaatgagaaagtgaaatctggccttttgtagcaacacggatggaactggagagtattatgctaagtgaaataagtcaggcagagaaagacagataccatacgttttcactcatatgtggatcctgagaaactcaacagaagacccgGGGTGAGGAGAACGAGGGGGAtaaatgttacagagagggaaggaggcaaagcataagagatgcgtaaatactgagaataaactgagggttgatg from Panthera tigris isolate Pti1 chromosome D1, P.tigris_Pti1_mat1.1, whole genome shotgun sequence includes the following:
- the TMEM132A gene encoding transmembrane protein 132A isoform X2 — its product is MCAGMAGRAAAAPRGPGGPWLCLLVALALDVVRVDCEQDPLDPVYLPAALELLDAPEHFRVQQVDRYPPANSSLGSRSETFLLLQPWPRAQPLLRASYPPFATQQVVPPRVTEPHQRPVPWDVRAVSVEAAVTPAEPHARVLFHLKGQDWPPGPGSLPCARLHAIHPAGTAHRACHFQPSLGACVVELEFPSHWFSQGSSTRAELAYTLEPAAEGSGGCGPGGEEDAREQALPVGSVELRPADPPRYQEVPLDEAVTLRVPDVPVRPGQLFSATLLLRHNFTASVLTLRIKVKKGLHVTAARPAQPSLWTARLDRFKASKHHTTLITCHRAGPTGPDSSPLELSEFLSVDFLVENGTSGGVAVTRPVTWQLEYPGQAPEAEKDKMVWEILVSERDIRALVPLAKAEELVNTAPLTGEPQRVPVRLVTVDGGGALVEVTEHIGCESANTQVLQVSETCDAVFVAGKESQGARGVRVDFWWRRLRASLRLTVWAPLLPLRIELTDTTLEQVRGWRVPGPAEGVPEPEAPAVAEEAERRARGCRLQYQRAGVRFLVPFAAHPLDGGRRLTYLLGPDWLLDVSHLVAPHARVQDPRVASLEGGRVLVGREPGVTSIEVRSPLSDSILGEQALAVTDDKVSVLELRVQPVMGISLALSRGTAHPGEVTATCWAQSAFPAPKQEVALSLWLSFSDRTLAPAELYDHHDLGLSVSAEEPGAILPAEERGALLGVVVSGAGAEGLPLHVALHPPEPCRRGRHRVPLASGTAWLGLPPAPTLAPALPSSPARSSPATEASTGRKRWEAGGVGDRGGVRGKFELAEEEAGGEEEEEEEAEEMVPAPQRVTDLELGMYALLGIFCLAILIFLVNGVVFVLRYQRKEPPDGAADPASPQPHNWVWLGTDQEELSRQLDRQSPGLPKGEGGCPCESGGGGEALTLAQAPSGGTAGSSSTLARKEAGGRRKRVEFVTFAPAPPAQPPEEPVGAPAVQSILVAGEEDIRWVCEDMGLKDPEELRSYMERIRGSS
- the TMEM132A gene encoding transmembrane protein 132A isoform X1, whose amino-acid sequence is MCAGMAGRAAAAPRGPGGPWLCLLVALALDVVRVDCEQDPLDPVYLPAALELLDAPEHFRVQQVDRYPPANSSLGSRSETFLLLQPWPRAQPLLRASYPPFATQQVVPPRVTEPHQRPVPWDVRAVSVEAAVTPAEPHARVLFHLKGQDWPPGPGSLPCARLHAIHPAGTAHRACHFQPSLGACVVELEFPSHWFSQGSSTRAELAYTLEPAAEGSGGCGPGGEEDAREQALPVGSVELRPADPPRYQEVPLDEAVTLRVPDVPVRPGQLFSATLLLRHNFTASVLTLRIKVKKGLHVTAARPAQPSLWTARLDRFKASKHHTTLITCHRAGPTGPDSSSPLELSEFLSVDFLVENGTSGGVAVTRPVTWQLEYPGQAPEAEKDKMVWEILVSERDIRALVPLAKAEELVNTAPLTGEPQRVPVRLVTVDGGGALVEVTEHIGCESANTQVLQVSETCDAVFVAGKESQGARGVRVDFWWRRLRASLRLTVWAPLLPLRIELTDTTLEQVRGWRVPGPAEGVPEPEAPAVAEEAERRARGCRLQYQRAGVRFLVPFAAHPLDGGRRLTYLLGPDWLLDVSHLVAPHARVQDPRVASLEGGRVLVGREPGVTSIEVRSPLSDSILGEQALAVTDDKVSVLELRVQPVMGISLALSRGTAHPGEVTATCWAQSAFPAPKQEVALSLWLSFSDRTLAPAELYDHHDLGLSVSAEEPGAILPAEERGALLGVVVSGAGAEGLPLHVALHPPEPCRRGRHRVPLASGTAWLGLPPAPTLAPALPSSPARSSPATEASTGRKRWEAGGVGDRGGVRGKFELAEEEAGGEEEEEEEAEEMVPAPQRVTDLELGMYALLGIFCLAILIFLVNGVVFVLRYQRKEPPDGAADPASPQPHNWVWLGTDQEELSRQLDRQSPGLPKGEGGCPCESGGGGEALTLAQAPSGGTAGSSSTLARKEAGGRRKRVEFVTFAPAPPAQPPEEPVGAPAVQSILVAGEEDIRWVCEDMGLKDPEELRSYMERIRGSS